Genomic segment of Streptomyces sp. NA02950:
AGGGGTGAGGGCATTGTTGTATGTGTGATGGACGAGCCACATGAAAGCGTGGCCTATCCCCGTGCCGATTGAGGTGAAGAAGTGACCGATCGCACGCAGAATTCCCATGACGCCTCTGGACGTGGGTATGGCGGAGCGTGGCTGAGTGAATTCTGAACGAGTGGCCGGTCCCGGGGGGTTCCTTGAACGCGGAGGGAATTTTCGCAGCGGTGCCGGAATTCCGGATTTCGATCGTCCGCTCCCGCTCGACCGGCTCTCCGAGAGGGTCCGAGGGATCCGAGGCAGCGTCGAACGGGGAGCAAGAGGCTGTGGCGCGTTGGACGTGGGGGCCGACCCCGGACGTCCGGACACCCGGATCCGGAAGGCCATCGGAGTGACGCCGCGGTGAGCCCCCGCTGACCGTCGCCGCCCGGCCTGACGTCCACGGGACCGGCGCCAAGCTGGGCGGCGATCTGGCCGAAAACCTATGGTGTGGGTCGTTGGCGCAGGTCAGAGCGGGGGGATCGGCCGACTGGCGGGCAGTTGGGATGCGGGACACGGGAAAGTGGGCTTTTAGTTGTAGCTAAAGGTGGGAACCTGTGGCTGAAGGACGAACGAGCTTCGTCGACAGCGTGCGGCTGGGAGTGATGAGCATGCCGTGGAAGGGCAAGGGGCTGAAGGGGGAGGCCGCGGAGCACGCGGGGGCCCGGCTGGCCCGTCAAGCCACCGTGGAAGTAGCAGGGTTGCTGGGCAAGCGGGACATGAGCAGAGCGGATCTCGCCAGGCTCATGGACGTCAGCCCGGGGCGGGTCAGCCAAATACTGTCCGGTGACGAGAATCTGACCCTACGAAGCCTGGCCGCCGTGGCCGAAGCGCTGGAACTGGACGTGAAGATCAGCTTTGTTGAGCCCAAGGACGACGGCGGCCGGCGTGCCCTCGGGCGCGGTGACGACGCCTTCGTCTACGCCCCGTGAGTCCCTGATACGCCCTGTGGGCCCTGATACGCCCTGTGGGCCCTGATGGCGCTCTGTGGGCCCTGGCGGCGCTCTGTGGGCCCTGAGGCGCCCTGTGGGCCCTGCCCGTGGGTCCTCGATGGCCCTCAAGGGTGCGCGGTCAGGGGTGCGGCGCCCCCGCCGCCGCCAGCGGCTCTTCGGCCAGCGCCTGATCCCGCAGCCGTACGAGGTCGCGGTCCGCGCTCCGCTTGCCCGTCCGGTAGCCGAACTCCAGCATCTTCACACAGGCTTCCTTGGCCATGGCCAGCGCCTGACGGCGGTCCTCCGCCTCCTCCCGGGTGGCGCGATGCAGTTCCGCCGGGAAGTCCTGGAGCTCACGCTGCCGACAGCTCGCCTCGATATCGGCCTCGACCTTGGCGGCGTCGTCCAGGTACTGATCCACCTCCTCGTACAAGGTGTTGATCGCCGTCCGCTCCTTGGTCAGGGGGCTGCTGCCGCGCAGATACGCGCGGGCGTCGAAGGCGAACATCCGCAGCTGGGGCACGGTCCCGAAGTCCTGGACCAGCCGGTGGCAGTGGCAGTACATGTCATGAGCGAGCCGCCGCTCCAACCGGTCCAGCAGCACCGCGATGCCCAACGTGATCACCGCGACGAACGGCGGTGTGGACTGCTGGTTCTGCTGCTGACGGACGCGCGGGGCCAGGGCTCCGCCCGCGGCGGCCGCGGCCACGGCGGGCGGCACATCGGCCGCGTGCGGCAGCAGCAGCGTGATGGTGATCAGCGCCGCCGCACAGGTGCATCCGGTGATCGCGGCGCACAGCGCCGTCGACCGCGCGGTCCCCAGCAGCCTGCCCTTGTCGGCGAAACGGTGGATCAGCGAGATCCAGGTGACCAGCGCGCAGGCGCCGAGGGGTAACGCAACCTGCGCGAACCACTCGTGTCCATAGAGCTCGTGCAATGCTCCCCCTGCTCGCGCCTCGCTGCCGGTGCGCCGGAGGCGAGCGGCCGGTCACGGGGAGAGCGGGAGTCCCATCACTGTCCGCCCGGAGGTGGAAGGACCGGCGAGTGTGCGCGGTGCGTGCACAGGGCGCCTCGTCGCGTGGTCACGATAGTGCCCCTCGAACGCGTAGCGCACGGTTGACGTTCCGCTTACCTCCGGATCGCGCCGCCCTCAGCCGCCACCCGCGCCGCCCTCTCGGCCATACCCGCACCGTCCCTCAGCCGTGGCCCAGGGGCGGCGGCCAAGCGGCCGGGGGCTGGAGATGGCGTGCGGCGCTGCGGGCCGCGGAGGCGACCGTGGCACGGGCCTCGCGGCAGGTCAGCCCGGCGTCGACGGCGGCCTGGACCAGATCGGCGGCGAGCTGCGCGCCCGCGCCCGTCTCGTAGGCGCGACAGGCGGCCCAGAACAGCCGGTCGTTGCGCTGGCCCTCGCGGGACTCGCGGACGAACCGTACGAGGGCGGTGAGCGCGGCGGGATGCCGCTCGGACGGGCGGCGGCCGTACGGTGTGCGCGGCCGGGCCGGGGACGGCAGCCGCAGCAGTCGGAGCAGCGCGGGCGGGGCCGGGGCGGGGGTCCAGACGGGGGAGCCGGGAGCGAGGCGGTACCGGCCGTGTGCGGCGGCCGAACCGGGTCCGACGAGATAGCCGCCCGATCCGCGGATATCGACCCCGGGGGCGAGGCGGCCTGCGGAGTTGGGGACGGTGAGGCCGGGCGGGCCGCTCAGCCACAGGTGCCGGCCGCCGCCGGGGGTGAGCACGGTGACGGTGCGGGGGACGGCGAAGCCGTGTTCGCGGGCCAGCCGGGCGAGGGCGACGGGACCGTTCGTCCCCCTCGCGCCGCTCGTCCCCCTCGCGCCGCTCGTCCCGCTCGCGCCGCTCGTCCCGCTCGCGCCGGTGAGGTCCTGGGAGTCCCGCGGATCCTGGAGGTTCTGCGGTTCTCGGGCGTCCTGCGGGTCCCTGGGGTTGCTCTGTGCGGTCGTGGGGCCGTGCGGCCGGACGTCGAGGTCGACGCCGATGAGGTGGTGCGGGGCGCATCCGCACGCGATGCCGTACGCGGTGGCCCAGGGGGCGGCCGCGAACAGCGCGCGAACCGTCTCCGGGTCCGCGGAGGCGTCATGGATGCCATGGCCCAACCGGCCGCATGCGCCGCGGCAGGGCGGGGATTCGGGGTCGCGGTGGTGTGGGGAGCGCACGGCGGGCAGCTTCGCGCGGGTCAGTGGGATCACGCGGAAGCCGTGCGCCGCGGCGGCGAGAGCGTGGGCGAGTGCGGTGGTCGCCATGACTCCCATTTTCGGACAAGTGTTCGGTAATGGGAAGGAGGTCGAGGAACGTGGTGAGGATGGCCGAAACTGTGCGGAACCGGTTCTCCGTAGCTCTCGCGCGGCGCGGTTCGCCACAGGGCGGGCGGCGCATGGGCGCGCCCTCAAGGCGCGGGGGCGCTCGGCACGTTTAACTCTGGTTTCTCATGCTTCCGTGGTAATTGAGGTGTCCGGTGCGCTTGTTCCGGGATGCGGTGGGGCAACTCTGCTTCCGCGATGGTTCCCGAGCGTCGGAGGAAGCGAGATGGCGGAGTTCCGCACCATCCCCATCGGGTGGAGGTCCGTAACGGTGTTCCGGTCGCACGGAGGCAGATCGCCACCAGGGAGCGGGATGTAGCGAGGGGATGGGGGCGCCGGGGGCGTGCTGGGGCGGGTGCGGTGTTGGACCGACGAGAGCGAACAGTGGTGATTCATTGACTCAAGGGGACGGGTGAGGTCGTACGGTCGCGCGGTGGTGCCTCGGCGCCGCCGCGCGACCGCACGTGGCCGCCGTGCTTGACAGCGCCAATTTTTCTGACGGATAGTCAGAAAGCTTTTCCCGTCGAGGCCCTGTCAAGGGGGGTTCACTGCCCATGACCGGTGAGAGGACGCCCGGGAAACCCGTGCCCGACGAGCTGTACCAGCGGCTCAGGGCGTTCGAGGGGCGGACGGCCGTACAGGGCGGCGAGGGCCGGGACCCCGTCAACGAGCCCATGATCAGGCACTGGTGCGAGGCGATGGGCGACGCCAGCCCCGCCTATCCGGACATCGCACCGCCCACGATGCTCCAGGCGTGGACGATGGGCGGACTGGCGGGCCACCCGGCCGGTTCGACCCGGACGCGGGCGTACGACGAGCTGTTCGCCCTGCTCGACGACGCGGGCTGCACCTCGATCGTCGCCACCGACTGCGAGCAGGAGTATCTGCGCCCGCTCCGGCCCGGGGACCGCGTCCGCTTCGACGCGGTGATCGAGTCGGTCTCCCCACGCAAGGCCACCGCCCTGGGGTCCGGGCACTTCGTCACCACCCGGATGGACATCCATGTGGGCGGTGAACTGGTCGGAACACACCGGTTCCGCGTTCTCAAGTACGCCCCCGCCCGCCGGGGTGGGAAAGCGAAACCGAATCCGAAACCGGAACCGAATCCGGAAGCGAAACCGGAAGCGAAAGCGAAGCCGGTACATCCCGAGCCCGCGGCAGAAGCGGCGCGCCCCCGCCCCGTCGTCAACCGGGACAACGCCGGTTTCTGGGAGGGCGTCGCCGCGCACCGGCTGCTTCTCCAGCGCTGCACCGCCTGCGGCACCCTCCGCTTCCCCTGGCTGCCCGGCTGCGGCCGTTGCGGCTCACCGGAGTGGGAGACGGCCGAGGCATCCGGCCGCGGCACGGTGTTCAGCCATGTGGTCATGCACCACCCGCCTTTCCCCGCCTTCGATCCGCCCTACGCCGTGGGGCTGGTCGAGCTCGCCGAGGGAGTACGGATGGTCAGCGGCATTACAGGTGTGCCGTACGGCAAGGTGAGTATCGGCATGCCCGTCGAACTGGAGTTTCTCCGGGTCGACGACGCCAAGGGGGCCATGGAGCTCCCCGTCTTCCGGGCGACGGCGGAGGAGGCCGGATGACCGCCCGCGCGGGCGACGCCCTGCCACCGCTGCGTATCCCGATCACCCGGACCCTCATCGTCTCCGGCGCCCTCGCCTCCCGGGACTACCAGGATGTGCACCACGACGCCGAGGCGGCCAAGGAGAAGGGCTCCCCGGACATCTTCATGAACATCCTGACCACCAACGGGCTCGTCGGGCGCTACATCACCGACCACTTCGGCCCGCTGGCACGGTTGCGGAAGGTCGCGATCCGGCTCGGCGCGCCCAACTATCCGGGTGACGAGATGGTGTTGAGGGGCGAGGTCACCTCGGTCGCCGACGGTACGGCGGAGGTCGCGGTGACCGGCGCGAACGGCTTCGGCAACCATGTGACCGGCACGGTCGTCGTCCAACTCCCCGCCGTCGACGCCCCGGTGGGGCCCGACGGGCCGACGGGGGACCCCCGATGAGCGCGCGCCCGACAAAACCCCCCAAGAGCGCCCGGCGACCCGGCACCCTGGGTGGCGCCGCGGCCGTCGTGGGCATCGGTGCCACCGCCTTCACCAAGGACTCCGGCCGCAGTGAGCTGAGGCTCGCGGCCGAGGCCGTCCGGGCCGCCCTGGACGACGCCGGGCTCACCCCCGCCGACGTGGACGGGCTCGTCACCTTCACCATGGACACCAGCCCCGAGATCACCGTCGCCCAGGCGTGCGGCATCGGCGAGCTGTCGTTCTTCTCGCGCGTCCACTACGGCGGGGGCGCCGCCTGCGCCACCGTGCAGCAGGCCGCGCTCGCCGTCGCGACCGGGGTGGCCGAGGTCGTCGTCTGCTACCGCGCGTTCAACGAGCGTTCCGGGCGCCGCTTCGGAGCCGGGGTGCAGCACCGCGAACCCTCGGCCGAGGGGACCGCGCTCGGCTGGGTGCTGCCCTTCGGCCTGCTCACCCCGGCGTCCTGGGTGGCCATGGCCGCGCAGCGCTATCTGCACGTCTACGGATTGACCCCGGAGGTCTTCGGCCATGTGGCCGTCACCGACCGGCGGTACGCCGCCACCAACCCGGCGGCGTACTTTCACGGTCAGCCGATCACCCTCGCCGAGCACGCCGCCTCCCGCTGGATCGTCGAACCGCTGCGGCTGCTCGACTGCTGCCAGGAGACGGACGGCGGCCAGGCCGTCGTGGTCACCAGCGTCGAGCGGGCCCGCGGCCTCCGTCATCCGCCCGCGGTGATCACGGCTGCGGCGCAGGGGGCGGGGCGCGGACAGGAGCAGATGACCAGCTTCTACCGCGACGAGCTCACCGGTCTGCCGGAGATGGCCGTGGTGGCGCGGCGGCTGTGGCGCGACAGCGGTCTCACCCCGGCCGAGATCGACGTGGGCATCCTCTACGACCACTTCACCCCATGTGTGCTGATGCAGCTGGAGGAGTTCGGCTTCTGCGGACGCGGCGAGGCGGCCGGATTCGTCGCCGAGGACGCGCTGCCGCTCAACACCCACGGGGGCCAGCTCGGCGAGGCGTATCTGCACGGGATGAACGGCATCGCGGAGGGCGTACGGCAGATCCGCGGCACCTCGGTCAACCAGGTCCGGCAGGCTTCGCACGTCCTGGTCACCGCGGGTGCCGGGGTACCGACATCCGGGCTTCTCCTCGGCGCAGACGGCTGAACCGCGCGCGTGTCTGCGGCCTCGGCCGTCCCGCATCCCCCTTCATTCTTCATATGAAACGAAGAAAGCAGAGCGGCTGGACGATCACGGGCTGGACCGCAGGTGTGGCCACGGCGCTGGCAGCCTCGGTCGCCGCTGCCGCCCCTGCCTCCTCCGAGGCCGTGCTCTCCGCGTCGTCCGAGGCCAGAGCCTCCTCCTCGGCGACGGCCGCCCTCCCCGACCCCCGCGCGCTGGGCGCCGAGGTCTTCACGGGCTGGGCCTTCGACACCTGCCACACCCCGCCCCTCAGCACCCTGCGCGCCTGGCAGGCCTCCCGCTACCGCGCCCTCGGCGTCTACTTCGGCGGCCGCGGCCGGGCCTGTCCGAGCCAGCCCCACCTCACCGCCTCCTGGATGCGCGGGGCCGCGACCCTGGGATGGCATGTGCTGCCCGTCTACGTCGGCTCCCAGTCGCCGTGCGTGCGCAACATCGACAAGACGCATGTACCGATCGGCAGCACCCCCTGGTCGCAGGGGCGCGCGGAGGGGCGGGACGCGGTGGCCCGCGCCAGGGCGCTGGGCATGAAGGAGCGCAGCGCGCTCTACCTCGACATGGAGGCGTACGACCGGTCCCGGACGGGCTGCGCCGCCACCACGCTCTCCTTCATCCGTGCCTGGAACCGCGAAGTCGGCGCACAGGGCTTCTTCCCCGGCTTCTACAGCAGCGCCGAGTCCGGGGTGCGCCATCTGGAAGAGGCCCGGAAGGCCGGAGTCGACGACCTTCCGTCCATCATGTGGTTCGCCCGCTGGAGCGGGAAGTCGTCGCTGTACGGGGAACCGGCCCTGGCCAAGACCGCCTGGCGGCCGCACCGCCGCATCCACCAGTACGTGGGCAATGTCGAAGTGACACACGGCGGCCGGACGCTGTGGATCGACCGCAACAAGGTGGACGCACCGGTCGCGATCGTCGATTGACCTCGCGCCCCGGCGGGACCCCGGCGGAACCCCGGCGGAACCCCGTCGAATGGCCCCGTACCCCTCCGGCGGATCCCCGACCCGCTCCCCGCCCCCTCCCCCCTCAGGAGGTGCTGCCGGCACCACCCCTACAACCTGAGACTGACCCGGCTTCGGCACCTGGGGCCGATCCGCGATGACCTGCTCGCTCATAGCGTTGAGCCATGACCACGACCGTGTGCACGGGCGCATCCACCGCCGCGTTCCCGTCGTTCTCCTCGTACGTCAGGGCGCGGGGGCCGGTTCTGCTGCGCACCGCCCGCTCGCTGACCTCCAACGCCTTCGACGCCGAGGACCTGCTCCAGACCGCGCTGGCGAAGACATACCTGGCGTGGGAGCGCATCGAGGACCACAAGGCGCTGGACGGCTATGTGCGACGCGCGCTGCTGAACACCCGCACCTCGCAGTGGCGCAAGCGCAAGGTCGACGAGTTCGTGTGCGAGGAACTGCCCGAGCCGGACCCGGTCCCCGCTCCCGACCCCGCCGAGCATCAGGTGCTCCGCGACGCCATGTGGCGGGCGGTGCTGCGGCTGCCGGACCGCCAGCGGGCCATGGTCGTACTCAGGTACTACGAGGACCTGAGCGAGGCCCAGACCGCCGAGGTGCTCGGGGTGTCCGTCGGCACGGTCAAGAGCGCGGTCTCGCGCGCCCTCGGCAAGCTGCGCGAGGACCCGGACCTCTCCCGCGCGGCCTGACGGGCCTTCCCGGACTCACGGGTCCGGCCACAGTGGGGTTATCCACAGGGGGATGACACACCAGCCGGTCGGCAGCAAAATCAGCGGCATCTCTACCCGCGCGTAACCGGAACCCTGGAGGCCCCGGTGCTCAGCACGATGCAGGACGTACCGCTGACCGTGACCCGCATCCTCATGCATGGTTCGGTCGTGCACGGCGCGGCCCATGTGACCACCTGGACCGGCGAGGGTGCGCCCCGGCGCCGTACCTTCCGTGAGGTCGGCGCGCGTTCCGCCGCGCTCGCCCATGCGCTGCGCGATGAGCTCGGGGTCGAGCGCGGTGAGCCCGTGGGCACCCTCCTGTGGAACAACTGCGAGCATCTGGAGTGCTATCTCGCGGTGCCGTCCATGGGCGCCGTGCTGCACACCCTCAACCTCCGGCTGCCCACCGAGCAGCTCACCTGGATCGTGAACCACGCCGCCGACCGCGTGATCATCGTCAGCGGCTCGCTGCTGCCGCTGCTCGCCCCGCTCCTCCCCGGCCTCGGCTCCGTGGAGCACATCGTGGTCACCGGCCCGGGCGACCGTTCTCTCCTGGACGGATGCCGGGCGCGGGTCCACGAGTACGAGGAGCTGATCGCGGGCCGCCCCGCCCACTACGACTGGCCGGAGCTCGACGAGCGCGAGGCCGCCGCGCTCTGCTACACCTCGGGGACGACCGGGGACCCCAAGGGCGTGGCCTACAGCCACCGTTCGATCTATCTGCACTCGATGCAGGTCAACAGCGCCGAGTCGTTCGCGATCTCCGGGCGCGACACCCTGCTGCCGGTGGTGCCGATGTTCCACGCGAACGCGTGGGGCACCCCGCACGCCGCTTTCATGGCGGGCGCCTCGATGCTGATGCCCGACCGCTTCCTCCAGCCCGAGCCGCTCGCCGAGATGATCGAGAGCGTGCGCCCCACCCTCGCCGCCGCTGTGCCGACCATCTGGCACGGGCTGCTCGCCGAGCTGGACGCCAAGCCGCGGGACGTGGCCTCCCTGCGCAATGTCTATATCGGCGGTTCGGCCTGTCCGCCCTCCCTGATGAAGGCGTTCGAGGAGCGCCACGGCATCTGTGTGGTGCACGCCTGGGGCATGACGGAGACCTCACCGCTGGGCACCATAGCCCAGCCGCCCGCCGGGGTCTCGGCCGAGGACGCCTGGCCGTACCGCGTGAGCCAGGGCCGTTTCCCGGCCTCCGTGGAGGCCCGGCTGACCTCGCCCGACGGCGGCCGGGTGCCGTGGGACGGGGTGACGGCGGGCGAGCTGGAGGTGCGTGGCCCGTGGATCGCCGGGGCGTACTACGGAGGCGCGGCGGGCGAGCCGTTCCGCCCCGACGACAAGTTCACCGAGGACGGCTGGCTGAAGACCGGTGACGTCGGCACCATCACGCCCGACGGCTATCTGACGCTGACCGACCGTGCCAAGGACGTCATCAAGTCCGGTGGCGAGTGGATCTCCTCGGTCGAGCTGGAGAACCAGCTCATGGGCCACCCGGAGGTCGCGGAGGCGGCGGTCGTGGCCGTCCCGGACGCCACGTGGGGCGAGCGCCCGCTCGCCACCGTGGTGCTGAAGGAGGGCGCCACCGTCGACTACGAGGGCCTCCAGTCCTTCCTCGCCGAGCGGATCGCGCGCTGGCAGCTCCCCGAGCGCTGGGCGCTGATCCCGGTGGTGCCGAAGACGAGCGTGGGCAAGTTCGACAAGAAGCTGCTGCGGCAGCAGTACGCGGACGGGGAGCTGGACGTGACCGAGCTCGGCTGAGCCGGGCCCGGGGCGGGACCCGGGAGCGGGACGGTGGCGTGGACCGGTCCGCCGGTTTCTCCGTCGGCGGGGCGGGTCGGCCGCATGGGCAGTCCCGGGGGCGGGCGGCTCGGGTTTCGCCCCCGCTCCCGCCCGTCGGCGGACCGCGTCAGTTGGTGCCGATCTTCGCCAACAGGTCCACGATCCGGGCCTGAACCTCCGCGCTCGTCGAGCGCTCCGCGAGGAACAGCACGGTCTCGCCCGAGGTCAGCCGGGGCAGCTGCCCCGGGTCGATATCGGCCGAGGTGTAGACGACCAGCGGGGTGCGGTTGAGCAGACCGTTGCCGCGGAGCCAGTCCACGATCCCGGCCCGGCGCCGGCGTACCTG
This window contains:
- a CDS encoding lipid-transfer protein — encoded protein: MSARPTKPPKSARRPGTLGGAAAVVGIGATAFTKDSGRSELRLAAEAVRAALDDAGLTPADVDGLVTFTMDTSPEITVAQACGIGELSFFSRVHYGGGAACATVQQAALAVATGVAEVVVCYRAFNERSGRRFGAGVQHREPSAEGTALGWVLPFGLLTPASWVAMAAQRYLHVYGLTPEVFGHVAVTDRRYAATNPAAYFHGQPITLAEHAASRWIVEPLRLLDCCQETDGGQAVVVTSVERARGLRHPPAVITAAAQGAGRGQEQMTSFYRDELTGLPEMAVVARRLWRDSGLTPAEIDVGILYDHFTPCVLMQLEEFGFCGRGEAAGFVAEDALPLNTHGGQLGEAYLHGMNGIAEGVRQIRGTSVNQVRQASHVLVTAGAGVPTSGLLLGADG
- a CDS encoding MaoC family dehydratase, whose protein sequence is MTARAGDALPPLRIPITRTLIVSGALASRDYQDVHHDAEAAKEKGSPDIFMNILTTNGLVGRYITDHFGPLARLRKVAIRLGAPNYPGDEMVLRGEVTSVADGTAEVAVTGANGFGNHVTGTVVVQLPAVDAPVGPDGPTGDPR
- a CDS encoding bifunctional DNA primase/polymerase; amino-acid sequence: MATTALAHALAAAAHGFRVIPLTRAKLPAVRSPHHRDPESPPCRGACGRLGHGIHDASADPETVRALFAAAPWATAYGIACGCAPHHLIGVDLDVRPHGPTTAQSNPRDPQDAREPQNLQDPRDSQDLTGASGTSGASGTSGARGTSGARGTNGPVALARLAREHGFAVPRTVTVLTPGGGRHLWLSGPPGLTVPNSAGRLAPGVDIRGSGGYLVGPGSAAAHGRYRLAPGSPVWTPAPAPPALLRLLRLPSPARPRTPYGRRPSERHPAALTALVRFVRESREGQRNDRLFWAACRAYETGAGAQLAADLVQAAVDAGLTCREARATVASAARSAARHLQPPAAWPPPLGHG
- a CDS encoding helix-turn-helix domain-containing protein, producing the protein MAEGRTSFVDSVRLGVMSMPWKGKGLKGEAAEHAGARLARQATVEVAGLLGKRDMSRADLARLMDVSPGRVSQILSGDENLTLRSLAAVAEALELDVKISFVEPKDDGGRRALGRGDDAFVYAP
- a CDS encoding DUF1906 domain-containing protein, coding for MKRRKQSGWTITGWTAGVATALAASVAAAAPASSEAVLSASSEARASSSATAALPDPRALGAEVFTGWAFDTCHTPPLSTLRAWQASRYRALGVYFGGRGRACPSQPHLTASWMRGAATLGWHVLPVYVGSQSPCVRNIDKTHVPIGSTPWSQGRAEGRDAVARARALGMKERSALYLDMEAYDRSRTGCAATTLSFIRAWNREVGAQGFFPGFYSSAESGVRHLEEARKAGVDDLPSIMWFARWSGKSSLYGEPALAKTAWRPHRRIHQYVGNVEVTHGGRTLWIDRNKVDAPVAIVD
- a CDS encoding long-chain fatty acid--CoA ligase; protein product: MLSTMQDVPLTVTRILMHGSVVHGAAHVTTWTGEGAPRRRTFREVGARSAALAHALRDELGVERGEPVGTLLWNNCEHLECYLAVPSMGAVLHTLNLRLPTEQLTWIVNHAADRVIIVSGSLLPLLAPLLPGLGSVEHIVVTGPGDRSLLDGCRARVHEYEELIAGRPAHYDWPELDEREAAALCYTSGTTGDPKGVAYSHRSIYLHSMQVNSAESFAISGRDTLLPVVPMFHANAWGTPHAAFMAGASMLMPDRFLQPEPLAEMIESVRPTLAAAVPTIWHGLLAELDAKPRDVASLRNVYIGGSACPPSLMKAFEERHGICVVHAWGMTETSPLGTIAQPPAGVSAEDAWPYRVSQGRFPASVEARLTSPDGGRVPWDGVTAGELEVRGPWIAGAYYGGAAGEPFRPDDKFTEDGWLKTGDVGTITPDGYLTLTDRAKDVIKSGGEWISSVELENQLMGHPEVAEAAVVAVPDATWGERPLATVVLKEGATVDYEGLQSFLAERIARWQLPERWALIPVVPKTSVGKFDKKLLRQQYADGELDVTELG
- a CDS encoding SigE family RNA polymerase sigma factor, with the translated sequence MTTTVCTGASTAAFPSFSSYVRARGPVLLRTARSLTSNAFDAEDLLQTALAKTYLAWERIEDHKALDGYVRRALLNTRTSQWRKRKVDEFVCEELPEPDPVPAPDPAEHQVLRDAMWRAVLRLPDRQRAMVVLRYYEDLSEAQTAEVLGVSVGTVKSAVSRALGKLREDPDLSRAA
- a CDS encoding bifunctional MaoC family dehydratase N-terminal/OB-fold nucleic acid binding domain-containing protein, which encodes MTGERTPGKPVPDELYQRLRAFEGRTAVQGGEGRDPVNEPMIRHWCEAMGDASPAYPDIAPPTMLQAWTMGGLAGHPAGSTRTRAYDELFALLDDAGCTSIVATDCEQEYLRPLRPGDRVRFDAVIESVSPRKATALGSGHFVTTRMDIHVGGELVGTHRFRVLKYAPARRGGKAKPNPKPEPNPEAKPEAKAKPVHPEPAAEAARPRPVVNRDNAGFWEGVAAHRLLLQRCTACGTLRFPWLPGCGRCGSPEWETAEASGRGTVFSHVVMHHPPFPAFDPPYAVGLVELAEGVRMVSGITGVPYGKVSIGMPVELEFLRVDDAKGAMELPVFRATAEEAG